The Candidatus Beckwithbacteria bacterium genome has a window encoding:
- the rpsT gene encoding 30S ribosomal protein S20 → MPILKSAIKKLKQDKKRTKVNKPYREKYRLAVKTARIHPSLKTLKLAAAALDKAAKKKVIHKNKANRLKSRLTRLLKKTKKK, encoded by the coding sequence ATGCCAATACTAAAATCCGCCATTAAAAAACTAAAGCAGGATAAAAAAAGAACCAAGGTGAATAAGCCTTATCGCGAAAAATACCGGTTAGCGGTAAAAACGGCCAGAATCCATCCCAGTCTAAAAACGCTAAAATTGGCGGCGGCGGCGTTGGATAAAGCGGCAAAAAAGAAAGTCATTCATAAAAATAAAGCCAATCGACTCAAGTCGAGATTGACACGACTTCTCAAAAAGACAAAAAAGAAGTAG
- a CDS encoding PilN domain-containing protein, giving the protein MPAIKKEINLLPKEPWEKGFLGNLIHWVLSVGRYVVVFTELIVISSFLYRFSLDKKLADLNEKIKQEKTVVESYGDFEDKFRQVQKQLEEVKIKEDESIPIGLILNTISEITPTETVYESITINNQVVELQGRVLSEVGLATLLTQAQARKEFSDINLENVTSGKNNSQEINFQMTLTLAKK; this is encoded by the coding sequence ATGCCTGCCATCAAAAAAGAAATCAACTTGCTACCGAAAGAGCCTTGGGAAAAAGGCTTTTTAGGAAATTTAATCCACTGGGTGTTATCGGTCGGCCGCTACGTAGTCGTATTTACCGAGTTAATTGTAATTTCCAGTTTTTTATACCGATTTAGCTTGGATAAAAAATTAGCCGACTTGAATGAAAAAATAAAACAAGAAAAGACAGTAGTCGAAAGCTACGGTGATTTTGAAGATAAATTCAGACAGGTACAAAAACAGTTAGAAGAAGTAAAGATAAAAGAAGATGAATCAATCCCGATTGGACTGATTTTAAATACTATCAGTGAGATTACCCCCACAGAAACAGTCTATGAATCAATCACAATTAATAACCAAGTGGTTGAGTTACAGGGCCGGGTTTTATCAGAAGTGGGATTAGCCACCTTGCTGACCCAGGCCCAAGCCCGGAAAGAATTTTCAGACATCAACTTAGAAAATGTCACCTCCGGAAAAAATAACAGCCAAGAAATAAATTTTCAAATGACCTTAACTTTAGCTAAAAAATGA
- the pilO gene encoding type 4a pilus biogenesis protein PilO — MKQDYLRWAQQPIVRISGLISLTFFTVAFFGIFAIMPTFKTIAKLNKEIEDSQIIDSQLYKKTVSLQAAQTNYDKVINDLGLVNRVMPEREEFETLSWQIAWLASQKGVELTSGTFNTFNLVGPSETGLQTLEIDLTVSGPYLNIKDYFVSLTGFDRLITISDVNFGSKNSNNLKNNLNLTANLKLTAYWLPKEGK, encoded by the coding sequence ATGAAACAAGATTATTTACGCTGGGCACAACAACCAATAGTGAGAATTTCCGGATTAATTTCCCTAACCTTTTTTACGGTCGCCTTCTTTGGTATCTTTGCCATTATGCCAACCTTTAAAACAATCGCTAAACTTAATAAAGAAATTGAAGACAGCCAAATAATTGACAGTCAACTTTATAAAAAAACCGTTAGCTTGCAGGCCGCTCAAACAAATTATGACAAAGTTATTAATGATTTAGGTTTAGTAAATCGGGTAATGCCGGAAAGGGAAGAGTTTGAAACCCTGTCCTGGCAGATAGCCTGGCTGGCTAGCCAAAAAGGGGTAGAGCTGACAAGCGGCACTTTTAACACTTTCAACTTGGTCGGGCCCAGTGAAACCGGTTTACAAACCCTGGAAATTGATTTGACGGTCAGCGGCCCCTATTTAAACATTAAGGATTATTTCGTCTCCTTAACCGGCTTTGACCGATTAATCACCATTAGCGACGTAAATTTCGGCAGTAAGAATTCAAATAATCTAAAAAATAATCTGAACTTAACCGCTAACTTAAAATTAACTGCCTATTGGTTACCTAAGGAGGGAAAATAA
- a CDS encoding Ig-like domain-containing protein — protein MQTNKVHFPTALGLLILLVAIFLGVFFAKTRTVNTNQSQETATPSQIRITNVTDNGFSTSWLTDQQTEGFLKYGTKETELSQSTLDDRDQLSGEKGKFEVHYVTSKNLMPATKYYFKIDSGGKQFDNNGKPFEVVTGPTLTNAPSADPIYGTILTQSGTAAEGVIVYINVANAAPLSALTKTNGNWALSLATARTSDLSGFLKYDTQATIINLLVQAGKLGTASAITTATNDNPVPDISLGKSEDFRAQAMPSSSTTAGDAGATESGQIGQKSGFLLNPLVAQVATESGEVTLNNPAYDGEVINATQPAFMGSGPAGKILAIEIHSTQTYTGSATVNSSGEWEFNAPKGLTPGEHTVTINYIGTDGKEATISRNFVIAQAGETTVPAITATPSGGTTSPSPAPRTSMPATGSGIPHPGSSEISLLMLLTGLGLIIGSLKIKNIV, from the coding sequence ATGCAAACGAATAAAGTTCATTTCCCCACTGCCTTAGGCTTGTTAATTTTATTAGTGGCAATATTTTTAGGCGTGTTTTTTGCCAAAACCAGAACAGTAAACACCAACCAGAGCCAAGAAACAGCCACGCCCAGTCAAATAAGAATTACCAACGTGACTGATAATGGTTTTTCCACGTCTTGGCTGACAGATCAACAGACAGAAGGGTTTCTTAAATACGGCACTAAAGAAACAGAGTTAAGCCAATCAACCCTGGATGACCGGGACCAACTATCAGGAGAAAAAGGGAAGTTTGAAGTGCATTATGTGACGAGTAAAAATTTAATGCCAGCAACTAAATATTATTTTAAAATTGACTCGGGCGGCAAACAGTTTGACAACAACGGCAAACCGTTTGAGGTCGTCACGGGCCCAACTTTAACTAATGCTCCCAGCGCTGACCCAATTTACGGCACGATTTTAACTCAATCAGGAACAGCGGCAGAAGGAGTGATTGTTTATATAAATGTGGCTAATGCCGCACCCTTATCAGCTCTAACAAAAACTAACGGCAACTGGGCGTTATCGTTAGCCACAGCCAGAACGTCAGATTTAAGCGGCTTCTTAAAATACGACACCCAGGCGACAATTATAAATCTTTTAGTCCAAGCGGGAAAGTTGGGAACGGCTTCGGCAATTACGACCGCCACTAATGATAACCCGGTGCCGGATATCAGTCTGGGTAAGTCCGAGGATTTTCGGGCCCAGGCCATGCCTTCGTCTTCGACTACGGCAGGCGACGCCGGAGCAACGGAAAGCGGACAAATAGGACAAAAAAGCGGATTTTTGTTAAATCCGCTGGTGGCCCAAGTAGCCACCGAGAGCGGCGAGGTGACCTTGAACAATCCTGCCTACGACGGCGAGGTGATTAATGCCACCCAGCCGGCTTTTATGGGCAGCGGGCCGGCAGGGAAAATTTTGGCAATTGAGATTCACTCCACGCAAACCTATACCGGCTCGGCCACGGTTAACAGCAGCGGGGAATGGGAATTTAACGCACCGAAAGGGTTAACCCCGGGAGAGCATACGGTCACAATTAACTATATCGGAACTGACGGAAAAGAGGCGACAATCAGCCGTAATTTTGTGATTGCCCAGGCGGGAGAAACAACCGTGCCGGCCATTACCGCGACCCCTTCGGGAGGAACAACTTCCCCTAGTCCCGCTCCCCGAACCTCAATGCCGGCAACCGGCAGCGGTATTCCTCACCCCGGCTCAAGTGAGATTTCTTTACTAATGCTGTTGACAGGGTTAGGATTAATTATCGGTAGTTTAAAAATTAAAAATATTGTATAA
- a CDS encoding glycosyltransferase family 39 protein — MKPFYTRALWLLLVVSFFLRVFRLGVPAAYVFDEVYHVPAVRAISQGNLDAYNPFAKAPEPNTAYDWLHPPLAKLIQANSVKIFGDNSFGWRFPSALFGTISIAALYYFALTLFKNKKIALMAAAFFAFDNLQLTMSRITMNDIFVTTWIIFALTFFCRFIKGDSFTHVKASPYRNLFLTAIFTGLAVATKHSAVLLFPIYLIFFLIRSPKKFLFTVYILLITVIIYFLSYSQLFLRGGSLTSFFDLHKQIIWYQTHLTATHSYQSSAWQWPFLIRPVWFYVEYFKNSVANIYNLGNPLVFWGGLISLIFCSNLFLLICYFFLFFPFVFSPRIMFLHHYLPALPFLCLILAQVVNALPAKIIKFIIFITIITFIFFYPLNTAIPLPVNLLKYWFWLPTWR, encoded by the coding sequence ATGAAACCATTTTACACGAGAGCGTTATGGTTGTTGCTCGTTGTTAGTTTTTTCCTGCGGGTTTTCCGCTTGGGTGTCCCGGCTGCCTATGTTTTCGACGAGGTTTATCATGTTCCGGCCGTGCGGGCGATTAGTCAGGGGAACCTTGATGCCTATAATCCCTTTGCCAAAGCGCCCGAACCCAATACCGCCTATGATTGGCTTCATCCGCCTTTAGCTAAATTAATTCAAGCGAACTCAGTTAAGATTTTCGGCGATAACAGTTTCGGTTGGCGATTCCCCAGTGCCCTTTTTGGGACAATCTCCATTGCCGCCCTTTATTATTTCGCCCTGACATTATTTAAAAATAAAAAAATCGCTTTAATGGCTGCCGCTTTTTTTGCTTTTGACAATCTTCAGTTGACGATGTCGCGGATTACCATGAATGATATTTTTGTGACTACCTGGATTATTTTTGCCCTCACTTTCTTTTGTCGATTTATTAAAGGAGACTCCTTTACGCATGTGAAGGCGTCTCCTTATCGTAATCTCTTTCTTACTGCTATTTTTACCGGCTTGGCCGTGGCCACCAAACATTCTGCCGTCTTGCTTTTTCCGATTTACCTAATTTTCTTTCTGATTAGATCTCCCAAAAAATTTTTGTTTACAGTTTACATATTACTTATTACAGTGATTATTTATTTTCTCTCTTATTCTCAGTTATTTCTCCGCGGCGGCAGCTTGACCAGTTTTTTTGATCTTCACAAGCAAATTATTTGGTATCAAACCCACCTTACCGCCACTCACTCTTATCAGTCTTCTGCCTGGCAGTGGCCGTTTCTAATCCGGCCGGTTTGGTTTTATGTTGAGTATTTTAAAAATTCTGTCGCCAATATTTATAATCTTGGCAACCCGTTAGTTTTCTGGGGCGGTTTAATTTCCTTAATTTTCTGCAGCAATTTATTTCTTCTGATTTGTTATTTCTTTCTCTTTTTTCCTTTCGTTTTTTCTCCCCGGATTATGTTTTTACATCACTATCTGCCCGCCCTGCCCTTTTTATGTTTAATTTTAGCTCAAGTGGTTAACGCTCTGCCAGCCAAAATTATAAAATTTATAATATTTATAACGATTATAACTTTTATTTTCTTCTACCCCTTAAATACCGCAATACCACTACCTGTAAACTTACTAAAATATTGGTTCTGGTTACCTACCTGGCGCTGA
- a CDS encoding glycosyltransferase family 87 protein, which produces MLNILLRKKSILLGVLGLLVFLALYFQSQNPLWNAHLQVDVWVWYTRLTAFFKHNSFGSYKDNELLPATLFYNFLPAIFSGWSKLNYALYLKAVIWLNLLIIFISFLLSRRRWQFLILILCFGPISLFRFDTFAAFLIILGLIFWQKQKLSFSGLALGLATGIKIYPIIFLPYLFLLYRHQLPKLKKFILFYLGAIILPVLIFFAFGGRWEQIAETLAFHKNKYVSIESVPASLLTATSLLKFHQPPPPLGGYGVWGINLNFITSLKLPFFNSIWLLPVGLFYLFLWFKRSYFKQFNFAIIFCLTLIFLVFSKNLNPQYIWWFLSLFPFLEFKKNNKLKYLLMFVLLAFIAIFDQLVYPLFYTQFIENFYQHNQQYAVFYCLLLRNLL; this is translated from the coding sequence ATGCTTAATATTTTACTCAGAAAAAAATCAATTTTGTTGGGAGTTTTAGGCTTACTTGTTTTTCTAGCTCTTTATTTTCAGTCGCAAAATCCGCTTTGGAATGCCCATTTACAGGTAGATGTTTGGGTTTGGTATACGCGCTTAACCGCCTTTTTTAAACATAATTCTTTTGGAAGCTATAAAGACAATGAACTGCTACCGGCCACTCTTTTTTATAATTTTCTTCCGGCAATTTTTTCCGGCTGGTCTAAGCTCAACTACGCCTTATATTTAAAAGCAGTCATTTGGCTCAATTTATTAATTATTTTTATCAGTTTTTTGCTTTCCCGCCGCCGATGGCAATTTTTAATCTTGATTTTATGTTTCGGCCCAATCAGCTTATTTCGCTTTGATACTTTTGCCGCTTTCTTAATAATTTTAGGCCTAATTTTTTGGCAGAAGCAGAAACTCTCTTTTTCGGGCTTGGCTTTGGGTTTGGCCACCGGTATTAAAATTTACCCAATAATTTTTTTGCCCTACTTATTTCTTCTTTACCGCCATCAGCTGCCGAAACTAAAAAAATTTATTTTATTTTATTTAGGCGCCATTATTTTACCGGTTTTAATCTTTTTTGCTTTCGGAGGGCGATGGGAACAGATAGCTGAAACCTTAGCCTTTCATAAAAATAAATATGTCAGCATCGAAAGCGTGCCTGCAAGCCTTTTAACTGCAACCTCTTTATTAAAATTTCATCAACCACCGCCCCCATTGGGTGGTTATGGAGTTTGGGGAATTAACTTAAACTTTATTACTAGCCTAAAGCTGCCGTTTTTTAATTCAATCTGGTTGCTGCCGGTAGGTTTATTTTATTTATTCTTGTGGTTTAAAAGATCTTACTTTAAACAATTCAATTTTGCCATTATTTTTTGCCTGACTTTAATTTTTCTGGTTTTTTCCAAAAATCTTAATCCGCAATATATTTGGTGGTTTTTATCTTTGTTTCCGTTTTTAGAGTTCAAAAAAAACAATAAGCTTAAATATTTATTAATGTTTGTTTTATTAGCCTTTATCGCTATTTTTGACCAGTTAGTTTACCCTTTGTTTTACACCCAATTTATTGAAAATTTTTATCAGCACAATCAGCAGTATGCGGTTTTTTACTGTCTGCTGCTGCGTAATCTTCTTTAA
- a CDS encoding LCP family protein — protein sequence MSLVPKLKRRTYQFILFLRPVFYLAVISLIILFFIWFIPKTKPLTKIFSLINPAITQLNSFRGRTNFLLLGIGGGDHPGADLTDSIMFISVNLTHSDTVLISLPRDIWIESLSAKINTAYEFGEAKQLGGGLVLAKSAVSEIINQPVHYAVLLDFSGFERAIDIVGGIDLNVLHGFTDPQYPVPGKETAEPESSRYEALTFSPGQQHMDGSLALKYVRSRYSQGEEGSDYARAQRQQLVLLAFKDKVLSPSVLLNPAKLKALYQEFKHAVKTDLSTSSYIDLVKLVLRVKSSSLRTGIVDQGSSSEDIPALLYNPPSSLYGQWVLLPVNNNWQSVYSYVSELLYQNKTQ from the coding sequence ATGTCTTTAGTGCCTAAATTAAAACGTCGTACTTACCAATTTATTCTCTTTCTCCGGCCGGTTTTTTATTTAGCGGTTATTAGTTTAATCATTCTATTTTTTATCTGGTTTATCCCGAAAACCAAGCCGCTGACTAAAATTTTTTCTCTGATTAATCCGGCCATTACTCAGCTTAATTCTTTTCGCGGCCGCACCAACTTTTTGCTTCTGGGTATTGGCGGCGGCGATCATCCCGGCGCCGACTTAACCGACAGTATTATGTTTATTTCTGTTAATTTAACTCACTCGGATACGGTTCTTATTTCTTTGCCGCGCGATATTTGGATAGAATCCCTATCCGCTAAAATTAATACTGCCTACGAATTTGGTGAAGCCAAGCAGTTGGGCGGCGGCCTGGTTTTGGCTAAAAGTGCTGTTTCCGAGATTATTAACCAGCCGGTCCATTACGCTGTTCTTCTGGATTTCTCCGGTTTTGAAAGAGCCATCGATATTGTGGGCGGAATTGATCTTAATGTTCTTCATGGTTTTACCGACCCGCAGTATCCGGTTCCGGGCAAAGAAACCGCCGAACCCGAATCCAGCCGCTACGAAGCCTTAACCTTTTCTCCCGGCCAACAGCACATGGATGGTTCTCTGGCGTTAAAATATGTCCGTTCCCGCTATTCCCAGGGAGAGGAAGGGAGTGATTATGCCCGGGCCCAACGCCAGCAATTGGTTTTATTGGCCTTCAAAGACAAAGTGTTATCACCCTCCGTTTTATTAAATCCTGCCAAGCTTAAAGCTCTTTACCAAGAATTTAAGCATGCTGTCAAAACCGATCTTTCTACCTCTAGCTATATTGATTTAGTTAAGCTGGTTTTAAGAGTTAAATCTTCCAGTCTGCGCACCGGGATCGTTGACCAAGGCAGCAGCAGCGAAGATATTCCCGCTCTTTTATACAATCCGCCCAGTAGTCTTTACGGCCAGTGGGTCTTGTTGCCGGTTAACAATAACTGGCAGTCTGTCTATTCTTACGTTTCCGAACTTCTTTATCAGAATAAAACGCAATAA
- a CDS encoding UvrD-helicase domain-containing protein: MNLNQQQKKAVEFKDGPLLILAGAGSGKTRALTYRAAYLIKEKGIDPQRLLLVTFTNKAAKEMKERVNKLIGANLPWAGTFHGFCARILRIDGQAINLPKNFVIFDEDDSLATIKQAMDNLKIDNKLYRKNNIKACISAAKNELINSLEYSQLARGVFGETVAKVFREYQRLLKEYQALDFDDLLMLGVKLLKESGPVAKKYQEKFQYVLVDEYQDTNKAQYELTKALVKKWRNLTAVGDFSQSIYSWRGADFRNLNNLQVDFPDLKIINLEQNYRSTKNILDAANQVISKNKSHPILKLWANSQEGPKIRIFEAGDEKEEAAFIAKEVKKLKYKDCAVLYRTNAQSRTIEEAFLKIGIPYVLVGGVKFYSRKEIKDCLAYLRFLVNPKDKVSFDRIVKLGKKQLDKFLEWKRPTYLTTRKILEKILEITAYLKRFDEKDEEDLERLENIKELMSVAEEYSDLNEFLQNTALVEEGDSIKENKNAVTLMTLHASKGLEFKNVFMIGMEEGLFPHARSMMNRDEMEEERRLCYVGMTRTKENLFFSYARKRLYFGFLGSNAVSRFLGDIEENLLESINDY, translated from the coding sequence ATGAACCTAAACCAGCAACAAAAAAAGGCAGTGGAGTTTAAGGACGGTCCCTTATTAATTTTAGCGGGGGCCGGATCAGGGAAAACCCGGGCACTAACCTATCGGGCGGCTTATTTAATTAAAGAAAAAGGGATTGATCCCCAACGATTACTATTAGTGACTTTTACCAATAAAGCCGCCAAGGAAATGAAAGAACGGGTCAATAAATTAATCGGCGCTAACCTGCCCTGGGCAGGAACATTCCACGGTTTTTGCGCCCGGATATTAAGAATTGACGGGCAGGCCATAAACTTACCAAAAAATTTTGTAATTTTTGACGAAGATGATTCTTTGGCAACAATTAAACAGGCAATGGATAATTTAAAAATAGACAATAAGCTTTACCGGAAAAACAATATTAAGGCCTGTATTTCGGCAGCCAAAAACGAGTTAATTAACAGTCTTGAATATTCACAATTAGCCCGCGGAGTTTTTGGAGAAACGGTGGCTAAGGTTTTCCGTGAGTACCAAAGACTGTTGAAAGAATATCAAGCCCTGGATTTTGATGACTTATTAATGTTAGGGGTAAAACTATTAAAAGAAAGCGGACCGGTAGCCAAAAAATACCAAGAAAAATTCCAATACGTGTTAGTAGATGAGTACCAAGATACCAACAAGGCCCAGTATGAATTAACCAAGGCATTGGTAAAAAAATGGCGTAATTTAACGGCGGTCGGCGATTTTTCCCAAAGTATTTACTCATGGCGGGGAGCAGATTTTAGAAATCTGAATAATCTTCAGGTTGATTTTCCGGATTTAAAAATTATTAACTTGGAACAAAATTACCGCTCGACTAAAAATATTTTGGACGCGGCTAATCAAGTAATCAGTAAAAACAAATCCCACCCGATTTTAAAACTTTGGGCCAACAGCCAAGAGGGCCCAAAAATAAGAATTTTTGAGGCTGGTGACGAAAAGGAAGAAGCGGCGTTTATTGCTAAAGAAGTAAAAAAATTAAAATATAAAGATTGCGCGGTTTTATACCGAACCAATGCCCAGTCAAGAACAATTGAAGAGGCGTTTTTAAAAATTGGCATTCCTTATGTTTTAGTGGGCGGAGTAAAATTTTACTCGAGAAAAGAAATTAAAGATTGCTTGGCTTATCTAAGGTTTTTGGTGAACCCAAAAGACAAGGTTAGTTTTGACCGAATTGTTAAACTGGGGAAAAAACAATTGGACAAATTTCTGGAATGGAAAAGGCCAACATATTTAACGACCAGGAAAATTTTAGAAAAAATTTTAGAAATTACCGCATATTTAAAAAGATTTGACGAGAAAGACGAAGAAGATTTAGAAAGACTAGAAAATATTAAAGAATTAATGAGTGTGGCGGAAGAATACAGCGACTTAAATGAGTTTTTGCAAAATACGGCTTTGGTGGAAGAGGGAGATTCAATAAAAGAAAATAAAAACGCTGTCACCCTAATGACCTTGCATGCCTCTAAGGGATTGGAGTTTAAAAATGTGTTTATGATCGGAATGGAAGAAGGCCTATTCCCCCACGCCCGGTCGATGATGAACCGAGACGAAATGGAGGAAGAAAGACGGCTTTGCTATGTGGGGATGACCAGGACAAAAGAAAATTTATTTTTTTCTTATGCCCGGAAAAGACTATATTTTGGTTTCTTAGGCAGTAACGCCGTCAGCCGCTTCTTGGGCGATATTGAGGAAAATTTGCTAGAATCAATTAATGATTATTAG
- a CDS encoding peptidoglycan bridge formation glycyltransferase FemA/FemB family protein: MIIRDISQADKDAFNQKAGHPLQAYEWGQFRELTGVKVIRKGIFEGKKLITPMQVTIHPLPAQAGLPKINLNIGYFPKGPMPDETQLKVLRQIGEENRCLFIKLEPNVPRASASEAIDKFLFDRGCKKGRPMFTKYTFELNLKESEETLLKNMHPKTRYNINLAQRKGVKVVADNSQKSFKWFIKLLFEETVKRQGFYSHTPDYFAKMWQVLKPTGMAQILRAEYQGKILATFMVFVFNNKIYYPYGASTREDKELMAPNLVMWETIRLGKKLNCQSLDMWGALGPKPNPKDPWYGFHRFKQGYGTNLIEFLGSYDLVLRPKAYGLYRIAEELRWLGLRLKAKIR; the protein is encoded by the coding sequence ATGATTATTAGAGATATCAGTCAAGCCGACAAAGACGCTTTTAATCAAAAAGCCGGGCATCCGCTGCAAGCCTATGAATGGGGGCAATTCCGTGAATTAACCGGAGTGAAGGTAATCAGAAAAGGTATTTTTGAAGGGAAAAAATTAATTACCCCAATGCAAGTAACCATTCATCCCCTGCCTGCGCAGGCAGGTTTGCCAAAAATAAACTTGAATATTGGTTATTTTCCTAAAGGACCGATGCCGGATGAAACACAGCTTAAGGTTTTAAGGCAAATCGGGGAAGAAAATCGGTGCTTGTTTATTAAGCTGGAGCCAAATGTTCCCCGGGCTAGCGCCTCGGAGGCGATCGATAAATTTTTATTTGACCGCGGCTGCAAAAAAGGCCGGCCGATGTTTACCAAATATACCTTTGAATTAAATCTCAAAGAATCCGAGGAAACGCTCTTGAAAAACATGCATCCAAAAACCCGCTATAACATTAACTTGGCACAAAGAAAGGGCGTTAAGGTGGTGGCCGACAATTCCCAAAAGTCATTTAAGTGGTTTATAAAGCTACTGTTTGAAGAAACGGTCAAGCGGCAGGGTTTTTATAGCCATACGCCCGACTATTTTGCCAAAATGTGGCAAGTGTTAAAACCGACGGGGATGGCACAAATTTTGCGGGCAGAATATCAGGGAAAAATTTTGGCAACTTTTATGGTGTTTGTCTTTAACAACAAAATTTATTACCCTTACGGCGCTTCCACGCGCGAGGACAAAGAGTTAATGGCGCCGAATTTAGTCATGTGGGAAACAATCCGTTTGGGTAAAAAATTGAATTGTCAAAGTTTAGATATGTGGGGAGCATTGGGGCCGAAACCAAACCCCAAAGACCCCTGGTATGGTTTTCATCGGTTTAAACAAGGGTACGGAACAAATTTGATCGAGTTCTTGGGAAGTTATGATTTGGTGCTTAGGCCAAAGGCCTACGGGCTTTACCGAATAGCGGAAGAATTACGCTGGCTAGGCCTGAGATTAAAAGCAAAAATTAGATGA
- a CDS encoding peptidoglycan bridge formation glycyltransferase FemA/FemB family protein: protein MKETDLRQSREYAQYMKALGWQTEAGALIKKLPFVPWSFIKIQRQKRKIDFDKMAKKYRALQIKIEPPWGDKTDYGKFGFRPDNSPMLPTKTTWLDLTKSERQLLKEMHYKTRYNIKKFSIRQLADRFSMISGDKITENQLREFYEIYRKNYQKQKFWGLNFNQLKCLLKAFKLKSYLLTIKNLGGLIILVHNSVVYYSHNASTQEGRQKFAPTILIWQAIKLAKKLCLKRFDFEGINDKRWPGFTRFKRSFGGKEIEYRGSLSKWYLCI, encoded by the coding sequence ATGAAGGAAACGGACTTAAGACAAAGCCGGGAATATGCTCAATATATGAAGGCACTGGGCTGGCAGACAGAAGCAGGGGCATTGATTAAAAAACTACCATTTGTCCCCTGGTCATTTATTAAAATTCAACGGCAAAAACGGAAAATCGATTTTGATAAAATGGCGAAAAAATATCGGGCGCTGCAAATTAAAATTGAGCCCCCTTGGGGTGATAAAACCGATTACGGTAAGTTTGGTTTTAGGCCGGATAATTCACCGATGCTGCCGACAAAAACGACTTGGCTGGATTTAACCAAAAGCGAAAGGCAATTATTGAAAGAAATGCATTACAAAACAAGATATAACATTAAGAAATTTTCAATCCGCCAGCTGGCGGACAGGTTTTCAATGATAAGTGGGGATAAAATAACAGAAAATCAACTACGGGAATTTTATGAGATTTACAGAAAAAATTACCAGAAACAAAAATTCTGGGGGTTAAACTTTAATCAATTAAAGTGTTTATTAAAGGCGTTTAAGTTAAAAAGTTATTTGTTGACGATAAAAAACTTAGGTGGGTTAATTATTTTAGTCCACAACAGTGTGGTTTACTATTCCCATAATGCCAGCACTCAGGAAGGCAGACAAAAATTTGCGCCGACAATTTTAATTTGGCAGGCAATTAAGTTAGCGAAAAAATTGTGTTTAAAAAGATTTGATTTTGAAGGAATTAATGACAAACGCTGGCCCGGCTTTACCAGGTTTAAAAGAAGTTTCGGCGGAAAAGAGATAGAATATAGAGGTAGTTTAAGTAAATGGTATTTATGTATTTAG
- a CDS encoding TrmH family RNA methyltransferase, protein MVFMYLALENIRSLYNVGAIFRTASFFGIKHVLLVGYSGRKAAGLNELHEKVKKTALGTEKDLEIKFLKNSQELIKFSRDNKLKIIAIEQDKNSVAIDHWQPKKNSVLVLGNEVNGVSKEVLAAADEVVEIPRLGKKGSLNVSVAAGIILGRCL, encoded by the coding sequence ATGGTATTTATGTATTTAGCCTTGGAAAATATCCGCAGTCTTTATAATGTCGGGGCGATTTTCCGGACAGCCAGTTTTTTTGGGATAAAACATGTTTTATTGGTTGGGTATTCGGGTAGAAAGGCGGCTGGTCTTAATGAGTTGCACGAAAAAGTGAAAAAGACGGCCTTAGGAACGGAAAAAGATCTGGAAATTAAATTTTTAAAAAATTCTCAAGAATTAATTAAGTTTAGTCGGGATAACAAATTAAAAATAATCGCGATTGAACAGGATAAAAATAGCGTGGCGATTGACCACTGGCAGCCAAAGAAAAATTCAGTGCTTGTCCTGGGTAATGAAGTTAACGGGGTGAGTAAGGAAGTTTTGGCCGCGGCCGATGAAGTTGTGGAAATCCCCCGGTTGGGCAAAAAAGGGTCGTTAAATGTCAGCGTCGCGGCAGGAATTATCTTAGGCAGATGCTTGTAG